A single Actinomadura algeriensis DNA region contains:
- a CDS encoding TIGR03564 family F420-dependent LLM class oxidoreductase — translation MRIGLTGGAATPDKIVEQARRAEADGFASLWYASIVTGDPLAPMAVAGRETSAIELGTAVLQTYPCHPLLQANRAVSAAATMGRPGLTIGIGPSHEPMVRDVYGMSYDRPGRSTEEYIRIFTALLRGEDVDFRGEDWSARSAGRMAPVAEPVPVLLSALSPRLLRVAGEYADGTILWMAPVRAVAEHIAPRIRAAASAAGRRPPRIVAGLPVAVHDDVAEAREAVAATAGVYAGMPNYQRVMDLGGASSPAEAALVGDEASVRKQLRSLLDAGATDVWVNIVGVGPDRAASRRRTRDLLRELATPPVPKEAAT, via the coding sequence ATGCGCATCGGCCTGACCGGCGGGGCCGCGACCCCCGACAAGATCGTCGAGCAGGCGAGGCGGGCGGAGGCCGACGGTTTCGCCTCGCTGTGGTACGCCAGTATCGTGACCGGTGACCCGCTGGCGCCGATGGCGGTCGCCGGGCGGGAGACTTCGGCGATCGAGCTGGGCACGGCCGTCCTGCAGACCTACCCGTGCCATCCGCTGCTGCAGGCCAACCGTGCCGTCTCCGCCGCCGCGACGATGGGCCGTCCGGGGTTGACGATCGGCATCGGGCCGTCCCACGAGCCGATGGTCCGGGACGTCTACGGCATGTCCTACGACCGGCCCGGCCGCAGCACCGAGGAGTACATCCGGATCTTCACCGCCCTGCTGCGCGGTGAAGACGTCGACTTTCGGGGCGAGGACTGGTCGGCCCGCAGCGCGGGCCGGATGGCGCCGGTGGCCGAGCCCGTTCCGGTGCTGCTGTCGGCGCTGTCGCCCCGGTTGCTGCGCGTGGCGGGCGAGTACGCCGACGGCACGATCCTGTGGATGGCGCCGGTCAGGGCGGTCGCCGAGCACATCGCGCCCCGCATCCGCGCCGCGGCGTCGGCGGCGGGACGCCGGCCGCCGCGCATCGTGGCCGGGCTGCCCGTCGCCGTCCACGACGATGTGGCCGAGGCCCGCGAAGCGGTCGCCGCGACCGCCGGCGTGTACGCGGGGATGCCGAATTACCAGCGGGTGATGGACCTCGGCGGCGCGTCCTCGCCCGCCGAGGCCGCGCTCGTCGGCGACGAGGCCTCCGTCCGCAAGCAGCTCCGGTCGCTGCTGGACGCCGGGGCCACCGACGTCTGGGTCAACATCGTCGGCGTCGGCCCCGATCGCGCCGCCTCGCGCCGCCGCACCCGCGACCTCCTCCGCGAACTCGCCACCCCGCCCGTCCCGAAGGAGGCGGCCACGTGA
- a CDS encoding nuclear transport factor 2 family protein translates to MPEDEFDALRDDVRHLRDRTEILDCVARHARGCDRHDEDLIGSAYHPDGTDEHGFTVNSGADYAAWVNPAHAATSRIHLHNITTHSCEIDGDLAHCESYSLVVLLGGDGRTAQIINGRYLDRLERRDGRWRIALRRSTVEAMFTADASVLKSPFFTGQGYLKGTRDTGDLSYRRPLLLDTPAPARWSDEEGAR, encoded by the coding sequence ATGCCCGAAGACGAGTTCGACGCGCTGCGCGATGACGTCCGCCACCTCAGGGACCGCACCGAGATCCTGGACTGCGTCGCCCGTCACGCCCGCGGCTGCGACCGCCACGACGAGGACCTCATCGGCAGCGCCTACCACCCGGACGGCACCGACGAGCACGGCTTCACCGTCAACTCGGGCGCCGACTACGCCGCCTGGGTCAACCCCGCTCACGCCGCGACCTCGCGTATCCACCTGCACAACATCACCACGCACTCGTGCGAGATCGACGGGGACCTCGCGCACTGCGAGAGCTACTCGCTCGTCGTCCTGCTGGGCGGGGACGGGCGCACCGCGCAGATCATCAACGGGCGCTACCTCGACCGCCTCGAACGACGCGACGGCCGGTGGCGCATCGCGCTGCGGCGCTCGACCGTCGAGGCGATGTTCACCGCCGACGCCTCGGTGCTGAAGTCGCCGTTCTTCACCGGCCAGGGGTACCTGAAGGGCACTCGCGACACCGGTGACCTGTCCTATCGGCGCCCGCTGCTGCTGGACACGCCCGCGCCCGCCCGCTGGTCGGACGAGGAGGGCGCCCGGTGA
- a CDS encoding TetR/AcrR family transcriptional regulator, with translation MSDSPPTRDSKTPTALLDAATRLMLDEGYAAVTTRKVAAKAGINQALVYYHFRTMDELFLAVFRRGAEATLQRLEDAARADDPLRALWQISSEPQNSALTVEFIALANHRPAVRAELAEYTRRFRLRQQEIIERARGGRRAGEPDGPSPAAVTVLAAALARILSMDGAIGVTDGHDEVLALVEDYLVRSSPRRPDREVSSPSP, from the coding sequence ATGAGCGATTCCCCGCCGACCAGGGACTCCAAGACCCCGACCGCGCTGCTCGACGCGGCGACGCGGCTGATGCTGGACGAGGGGTACGCCGCGGTCACGACCCGCAAGGTCGCAGCGAAGGCGGGCATCAACCAGGCCCTCGTCTACTACCACTTCCGCACGATGGACGAACTGTTCCTGGCCGTCTTCCGGCGCGGCGCCGAGGCCACCCTCCAGCGGCTGGAAGACGCCGCACGGGCCGACGACCCGCTGCGCGCCCTGTGGCAAATTAGCAGCGAACCCCAGAACAGCGCCCTCACCGTCGAGTTCATCGCCCTGGCCAACCACCGGCCGGCCGTCCGCGCCGAACTGGCCGAGTACACGCGCAGGTTCCGGCTGAGACAGCAGGAGATCATCGAACGGGCCCGCGGCGGCCGACGCGCCGGCGAACCCGATGGGCCGTCTCCCGCCGCGGTGACCGTCCTGGCCGCCGCGCTCGCCCGCATCCTGTCCATGGACGGCGCGATCGGCGTCACCGACGGCCACGACGAGGTGCTCGCACTCGTCGAGGACTACCTCGTTCGCTCCTCCCCGCGCCGGCCGGACCGGGAGGTCTCGTCCCCGAGCCCCTGA
- a CDS encoding nuclear transport factor 2 family protein → MSDGPVHDESEFRRHLEVGRISDVLVSFARYLDERNWRAYADLYTEDCTLNTSKATHRGREGLAEFVERDLGGYTATHHVTANHSIMIDRDAATVRSSLHATHVRDGDPEDFWAVGGWYDTILHRTSSGRWLIHSVTINPVWRLDTRS, encoded by the coding sequence GTGAGCGACGGCCCTGTGCACGACGAGAGCGAATTCCGGCGCCACCTGGAGGTCGGAAGGATCAGTGACGTGCTGGTCAGTTTCGCCCGGTATCTCGATGAACGGAACTGGCGGGCTTACGCGGACCTCTACACCGAGGACTGCACCTTGAACACGTCCAAGGCCACGCATCGGGGCCGTGAGGGGCTCGCCGAGTTCGTGGAGCGCGACCTGGGCGGTTACACCGCCACTCACCACGTCACCGCCAACCACTCCATCATGATCGACCGGGACGCCGCCACGGTCCGCTCGTCGCTGCACGCCACCCATGTCAGGGACGGGGACCCGGAAGATTTCTGGGCGGTGGGCGGCTGGTACGACACGATCCTGCACAGGACGTCGAGTGGTCGATGGTTGATCCACAGCGTCACCATCAACCCGGTCTGGCGCCTGGACACCCGCTCGTAG
- a CDS encoding FecCD family ABC transporter permease, which yields MSSTALSVAAVRTGVRDRIASRAGLMALCGVLALVLAASIVVAVGLGAAVIGPPDTARYLWAALTGGTIEAAEASTYQIVWQIRTPRVLLAALVGAGLSAVGVAIQAIVRNALADPFVLGVSSGASVGAVGVSVTGGLAGLGVYAMSAGAFAGALAASFLVYLAALGRGTLSPLRLVLTGVAMSLGFQALMSVIVYFAPDGEASSMILYWTMGGFGAASWGALPVVAAVVLPGVVVLHRYGRVLDALALGDETAASLGIGPDRHRRILLLLVSLTTGAMVAVSGAIGFVGLVMPHLVRMLVGAVHARVLAVAPLAGAIFMVWVDLASRTVVAPRELPLGAITALVGVPVFIGLMRRRAYSFGGR from the coding sequence ATGTCTTCGACCGCTCTTTCCGTGGCCGCGGTTCGTACCGGAGTTCGTGACCGGATCGCGTCGCGTGCGGGGCTGATGGCACTGTGCGGCGTCCTGGCACTGGTTCTGGCGGCGTCGATCGTGGTCGCCGTCGGGCTCGGCGCGGCGGTGATCGGTCCCCCGGACACGGCGCGCTATCTGTGGGCGGCGCTCACCGGCGGGACGATCGAGGCCGCAGAGGCATCGACGTACCAGATCGTCTGGCAGATCCGGACGCCGCGGGTCCTGCTGGCGGCGCTCGTGGGCGCGGGGCTGAGCGCGGTGGGCGTCGCGATCCAGGCGATCGTCCGCAACGCGCTCGCCGACCCGTTCGTGCTCGGCGTTTCCTCCGGGGCGTCCGTGGGCGCGGTCGGCGTCAGCGTCACGGGCGGCCTCGCCGGGCTCGGCGTGTACGCGATGTCCGCCGGTGCGTTCGCGGGCGCCCTGGCGGCCTCGTTCCTCGTCTACCTCGCCGCGCTCGGCCGGGGGACGCTGTCGCCGTTGCGGCTCGTCCTGACCGGCGTGGCGATGTCGCTCGGCTTCCAGGCGCTGATGAGCGTGATCGTCTACTTCGCGCCGGACGGCGAGGCGAGCAGCATGATCCTGTACTGGACGATGGGCGGCTTCGGCGCGGCGTCCTGGGGCGCACTGCCGGTGGTGGCCGCGGTCGTCCTGCCGGGCGTGGTCGTCCTCCATCGGTACGGCCGGGTGCTGGACGCGCTGGCGCTCGGCGACGAGACCGCCGCCAGTCTCGGCATCGGTCCCGACCGGCATCGCCGGATCCTCCTCCTGCTCGTCTCCCTGACCACCGGAGCGATGGTCGCGGTGAGCGGCGCCATCGGGTTCGTCGGGCTGGTCATGCCGCACCTGGTCCGGATGCTCGTCGGCGCCGTCCACGCCCGCGTCCTCGCCGTGGCCCCGCTCGCGGGCGCGATCTTCATGGTGTGGGTCGACCTGGCGTCGCGGACGGTGGTGGCGCCTCGCGAACTGCCGCTGGGCGCCATCACGGCGCTGGTCGGGGTGCCGGTGTTCATCGGGCTGATGCGCCGCCGGGCCTACTCGTTCGGAGGACGCTGA
- a CDS encoding ABC transporter substrate-binding protein, whose amino-acid sequence MKRALATAVGAMLVLSACGAEVETDTAAPKQKVKRCGETVEYSVPKRAVAYEAGSADKLFSLGLTEHVHGYVMPPANPPVGESPWAAEYAKVEMLSDDLLNKEIVVQAKADFVVAGWNSGFSPQRGITPEILDGLGIQSFMHAESCFNYPGHPERLAPFDALYTDLERLGQIFRVEDRAAELVADLKRRAEAVRAAAPEGDPVPVFLYDSGTDQPLTAGGQVPPNDIIETAGGRNIFDDLQQRWTQVGWEAVTAAQPEVIMVLDYGDQPAAEKIDFLEKSPHTRDLPAIKKDNIFILDYNEGISGPRNIDGLEKFGEYLRSLDR is encoded by the coding sequence ATGAAACGAGCCCTCGCGACCGCCGTCGGCGCCATGTTGGTCCTCAGCGCCTGCGGAGCGGAGGTGGAAACGGACACCGCCGCCCCGAAGCAGAAGGTGAAGAGGTGCGGAGAGACGGTCGAGTACTCCGTGCCGAAGAGGGCGGTCGCCTACGAGGCCGGCAGTGCCGACAAGCTCTTCAGCCTGGGGCTCACCGAGCATGTGCACGGGTACGTCATGCCGCCCGCCAACCCGCCGGTCGGCGAATCCCCCTGGGCCGCCGAGTACGCCAAGGTCGAGATGCTGAGCGACGATCTGCTCAACAAGGAGATCGTCGTCCAGGCCAAGGCGGACTTCGTCGTGGCGGGCTGGAACTCGGGGTTCAGCCCGCAGCGCGGCATCACGCCGGAGATCCTCGACGGGCTCGGCATCCAGAGCTTCATGCACGCCGAGAGCTGCTTCAACTACCCGGGGCACCCCGAACGGCTCGCGCCCTTCGACGCGCTGTACACCGACCTGGAACGGCTCGGCCAGATCTTCCGGGTCGAGGACAGGGCGGCCGAGCTCGTCGCCGACCTGAAGAGGCGGGCCGAGGCGGTACGGGCGGCCGCGCCCGAGGGCGACCCGGTGCCGGTGTTCCTCTACGACTCCGGCACCGACCAGCCGCTCACCGCGGGCGGCCAGGTGCCGCCCAACGACATCATCGAGACCGCGGGCGGCCGCAACATCTTCGACGACCTCCAGCAGCGCTGGACGCAGGTCGGCTGGGAAGCGGTCACGGCGGCCCAGCCCGAGGTCATCATGGTCCTCGACTATGGCGACCAGCCCGCCGCCGAGAAGATCGACTTCCTCGAGAAGTCACCGCACACCCGCGACCTGCCCGCGATCAAGAAGGACAACATCTTCATCCTCGACTACAACGAGGGCATCAGCGGACCGCGCAACATCGACGGCCTCGAGAAGTTCGGGGAGTACCTGCGGTCGCTCGACCGCTGA
- a CDS encoding ABC transporter ATP-binding protein, with protein MDLVLDGLTVVTNGRSLVDDLSLDVPSGKIVGLIGPNGSGKSTALRCVYRALRPSSGTVFLGRDELSDLPLRRSARLVAAMTQDGAVELDYTVEEVVALGRTPHGRGNAPLTRRERELCEKAMERLDVAHLARRGILGLSGGERQRVLLARALVQEPRILVLDEPTNHLDVRHQIELLSLLKAVGLTVLVVLHDLNLAAAVCDRIGVLSRGRLVTAGAPWNVLTPETIADVFGVEVTVVPHPLSGSPQLLYSLPVERPQP; from the coding sequence ATGGACCTCGTGCTGGACGGGCTGACCGTCGTGACGAACGGCCGAAGCCTGGTGGACGACCTGTCGCTGGACGTGCCGAGCGGGAAGATCGTGGGCCTGATCGGCCCCAACGGAAGCGGCAAGTCGACCGCGCTCCGATGCGTCTACCGTGCCCTGCGGCCCAGTTCCGGCACCGTCTTCCTGGGCCGCGACGAACTCTCGGACCTGCCGCTGCGGCGCAGTGCGCGGCTCGTCGCGGCGATGACCCAGGACGGCGCGGTCGAACTGGACTACACCGTCGAGGAAGTGGTCGCCCTGGGCCGGACACCGCACGGACGGGGCAACGCACCCCTCACCCGCCGGGAGCGGGAACTGTGCGAGAAGGCGATGGAACGCCTCGACGTCGCCCATCTGGCCCGGCGCGGGATCCTCGGCCTGTCCGGCGGCGAACGGCAGCGCGTCCTGCTGGCGCGGGCGCTGGTCCAGGAACCGCGGATCCTGGTGCTGGACGAGCCGACGAACCATCTCGACGTACGGCACCAGATCGAACTGCTGTCGTTGCTGAAGGCCGTCGGGCTCACCGTGCTGGTCGTCCTGCACGACCTCAATCTCGCCGCCGCGGTCTGCGACCGGATCGGCGTCCTGTCGCGGGGACGGCTCGTCACGGCCGGAGCGCCCTGGAACGTTCTCACCCCCGAAACGATCGCCGATGTCTTCGGTGTCGAGGTCACCGTCGTCCCGCATCCGCTGTCGGGCTCCCCGCAACTGCTGTACTCCCTCCCCGTCGAAAGGCCCCAGCCATGA
- a CDS encoding MFS transporter, producing MTTAPPPSASGTGGPGRSVLRDVAFLRLWTGNTASGLATWALPFVLGLAVLERSLSPSALGLVLAARTVGFLAAVPVGGVLADRRSRREMVLWAGSAAAVATPLIALGLGRSVPLMAVAAALAGAGQGACRPAFQALTAEVVEAARRQRANAAMTLAVRVTTLVAPAATALLAIVLDARGLLFGIALLWLVAALAPPPGGPAPTAAGRERAGFLAEFAEGVAEARRHPWFLAGLAALTAVIATGYSATGVALPLISRDRYGGEAVLAGAATAYIVGALIGALITARRRPRAQGWNALAGLALYALAPLSLLLPVHPWVIIAAYVITGIGIELFNVPWFTATQREIEPGKLARVSSLDFLLSYGLAPLGLALIAPAMNAFGPEPVLGACAAVCLLAPAAAALVPGTRRFSNEPHGSAAAGNAKTP from the coding sequence GTGACGACAGCACCGCCTCCGTCGGCCTCCGGGACGGGCGGCCCCGGCCGTTCCGTGCTGCGCGATGTGGCGTTCCTGCGCCTCTGGACGGGGAACACGGCCTCGGGCCTCGCGACCTGGGCGCTGCCGTTCGTCCTCGGGCTCGCGGTGCTGGAGCGTTCCCTGTCCCCGTCCGCGCTGGGCCTCGTGCTCGCCGCCCGTACGGTCGGTTTCCTGGCGGCGGTACCGGTCGGCGGCGTGCTCGCCGACCGCCGGTCACGCCGGGAGATGGTGCTGTGGGCGGGATCGGCCGCCGCCGTCGCCACCCCGCTGATCGCACTCGGGCTGGGACGCTCGGTGCCGCTCATGGCGGTGGCCGCCGCCCTCGCGGGGGCCGGTCAGGGCGCGTGCCGTCCGGCGTTCCAGGCGCTGACCGCCGAGGTGGTGGAGGCCGCGCGGCGCCAGCGGGCCAACGCCGCCATGACCCTGGCCGTGCGGGTGACCACGCTCGTCGCGCCCGCCGCGACCGCCCTGCTCGCGATCGTCCTGGACGCCCGCGGCCTCCTGTTCGGCATCGCCCTGCTCTGGCTGGTGGCCGCGCTCGCGCCCCCGCCGGGCGGCCCGGCGCCGACCGCCGCCGGGCGGGAGCGGGCCGGATTCCTCGCCGAGTTCGCCGAGGGCGTCGCCGAGGCCCGGCGGCATCCGTGGTTCCTGGCCGGCCTGGCCGCGCTGACGGCGGTCATCGCCACCGGCTACTCGGCCACCGGCGTGGCGCTGCCGCTGATCAGCCGCGACCGGTACGGCGGCGAGGCGGTGCTGGCCGGAGCGGCGACCGCCTACATCGTCGGCGCGCTGATCGGCGCACTGATCACCGCCCGCCGGCGCCCCCGCGCCCAGGGCTGGAACGCGCTGGCGGGCCTCGCCCTCTATGCCCTGGCACCGCTCAGCCTGCTGCTGCCCGTGCATCCATGGGTGATCATCGCCGCCTACGTCATCACCGGCATCGGCATCGAGCTGTTCAACGTCCCCTGGTTCACCGCCACGCAGCGGGAGATCGAGCCCGGAAAGCTGGCCCGCGTCTCGTCCCTTGACTTTCTGCTGTCGTACGGGCTCGCCCCGCTCGGGCTCGCCCTCATCGCACCCGCGATGAACGCCTTCGGCCCCGAACCCGTCCTCGGCGCGTGCGCGGCCGTCTGCCTCCTGGCGCCCGCCGCCGCGGCGCTCGTCCCCGGTACCCGCCGCTTCTCCAACGAGCCGCACGGATCGGCCGCGGCGGGGAACGCGAAGACCCCCTGA
- a CDS encoding TauD/TfdA dioxygenase family protein encodes MGVTFTALEPFGVEVTGASGGRLVDRRAADECRAALDEHGVVVYRELDIGDGDLVAFTRLLGEPLVAKTSEHRHPEIDTITLDPGKTNAALAAIRRGNFHWHIDGATIDVPQKATLLTAREVDPAGGDTEFANTFLAYRELSEAEKTELDGLRVVHSFAAAQLRADPDASERERASWERVSSKTHPLVWTRGNGRKSLLVGATAGEVVGLPAEDGRALLDRLTGWATRPRFVLRHRWRRGDLVIWDNTGMLHRAMPFEPTSRRLMHRTTLVGEEAVA; translated from the coding sequence ATGGGCGTTACGTTCACCGCGCTGGAGCCGTTCGGCGTCGAGGTCACCGGCGCGTCCGGCGGACGGCTGGTCGATCGGCGGGCCGCGGACGAGTGCCGGGCGGCCCTGGACGAGCACGGGGTGGTGGTCTACCGCGAACTCGACATCGGGGACGGCGACCTGGTCGCGTTCACCCGGCTGCTCGGGGAACCGCTGGTGGCGAAGACCAGCGAGCACCGGCATCCCGAGATCGACACGATCACGCTGGACCCGGGGAAGACGAACGCGGCGCTGGCGGCCATCCGGCGGGGCAATTTCCACTGGCACATCGACGGGGCCACCATCGACGTCCCGCAGAAGGCCACGCTGCTCACCGCGCGGGAGGTCGATCCGGCGGGCGGCGACACCGAGTTCGCCAACACCTTCCTGGCCTACCGGGAACTGTCCGAGGCGGAGAAGACCGAACTGGACGGCCTGCGGGTGGTGCACAGCTTCGCCGCCGCGCAGCTGCGCGCCGACCCCGACGCGTCCGAGCGGGAGCGCGCCTCCTGGGAGCGGGTCTCGTCGAAGACCCACCCGCTGGTGTGGACGCGCGGCAACGGCCGCAAGTCCCTGCTGGTGGGCGCCACCGCCGGGGAGGTCGTCGGGCTGCCGGCCGAGGACGGACGGGCGCTGCTCGACCGGCTGACCGGATGGGCGACGCGGCCGCGGTTCGTGCTGCGGCATCGCTGGCGGCGGGGCGATCTGGTGATCTGGGACAACACCGGGATGCTGCACCGCGCCATGCCGTTCGAGCCGACGTCGCGGCGGCTGATGCACCGCACGACCCTCGTCGGTGAAGAGGCGGTCGCCTGA
- a CDS encoding ROK family protein, translating into MVAIGVPGAGDDGASAAGRVLTLLHRRGPLTRAAVTAELGLAASAVGTALGELTALDLVRVGEPRRGSNGAPTGRGRPSPVVEVHPDGPVAVAVQLSADRATVGLVGLDRRIDHVRERALDGSGTDPASLLPELADAISDAALRTERRCVGVCVAMSGFIRESDGFVRSALHLGWNEVPLARRLGGMPPGLPVAVGRAATLAVLAEFRYGAGRGAASMLGLNCERVGVGGGFIDAGAPLTGGGHALEAGHIIVEPGGLRCPCGARGCLEMYADSRALLRAAGPRRHRGHEGVTEVFDDAAAGDRAAREAVRLTAGHLVTGLTSLVNTLAPERVVLMGFLADLYRAAEDSVRDGLTASSVVARAGQVEIVTGDLRHAALVGAAERAFAPLLRRPRSILRADPS; encoded by the coding sequence TTGGTTGCGATCGGTGTGCCGGGTGCCGGCGACGACGGCGCGTCGGCGGCGGGACGCGTCCTGACGCTGTTGCATCGGCGCGGCCCGCTGACCCGCGCGGCGGTCACCGCCGAACTCGGTCTGGCGGCGAGCGCGGTGGGCACCGCCTTGGGCGAACTGACGGCGCTTGATCTGGTCCGCGTCGGCGAACCGCGGCGCGGTTCCAACGGCGCCCCGACCGGACGCGGCAGGCCGTCCCCCGTCGTCGAGGTGCATCCCGACGGGCCCGTGGCCGTCGCCGTCCAGTTGAGCGCGGACCGTGCGACGGTCGGGCTCGTCGGCCTGGACCGCAGGATCGACCACGTTCGCGAGCGGGCTCTGGACGGCTCTGGCACGGACCCCGCCTCCCTCCTGCCGGAACTGGCGGACGCGATCTCCGATGCGGCACTCCGGACCGAACGCCGATGCGTCGGGGTGTGCGTTGCGATGTCTGGGTTCATCCGGGAATCTGATGGCTTCGTGCGGTCCGCCTTGCATCTGGGCTGGAACGAAGTACCACTCGCACGGCGACTGGGCGGCATGCCGCCGGGTCTCCCCGTCGCCGTGGGCCGGGCCGCCACGCTGGCCGTCCTGGCCGAGTTCCGGTACGGGGCCGGACGCGGCGCCGCGAGCATGCTGGGCCTGAACTGCGAGCGCGTCGGCGTCGGCGGCGGGTTCATCGACGCGGGCGCACCGCTCACCGGCGGCGGCCACGCCCTGGAGGCCGGTCACATCATCGTCGAGCCGGGGGGCCTGCGATGTCCGTGCGGTGCGCGCGGCTGCCTGGAAATGTACGCCGACTCGCGTGCGCTGCTACGTGCCGCCGGTCCTCGCCGGCACCGCGGCCATGAAGGCGTCACCGAGGTCTTCGATGACGCCGCCGCCGGGGACCGCGCCGCACGGGAGGCGGTCCGCCTCACCGCCGGCCATCTGGTGACGGGGCTGACCAGTCTCGTCAATACGCTCGCCCCCGAACGCGTGGTGCTCATGGGCTTTCTGGCCGACCTGTACCGCGCCGCCGAGGACTCCGTGCGCGATGGGCTGACGGCGTCCTCCGTCGTCGCTCGCGCCGGCCAGGTCGAGATCGTCACAGGTGACCTCCGGCATGCAGCTCTCGTGGGCGCGGCGGAGAGGGCCTTCGCCCCACTGCTGAGACGACCGCGCAGCATCCTGCGCGCCGACCCGTCATAG
- the nagA gene encoding N-acetylglucosamine-6-phosphate deacetylase, translating to MVVILANARVVTPDRVLDPGWVALDGRRISAVGAGDPPPKADGEVHDLGSDYVLPGFVDLHMHGGDGAQVTTEDPQEILRAIAFHRRHGTTRTLASLVTSPVEEMAAAARTVAALMRSPDPLHRSIAGIHLEGPFLNPDHRGAHHNDYVLAPDVDALRHLLASGDGAVRTVTLAPELDGGMDLVREVVASGAVAAIGHTDASHDEAHRAFEAGAGMATHLFNAMRPFHHREPGPAVAALVHDDVTCELINDGVHLHSATTRLAFAAAGAERIALVTDATPAAGVQDGRFDLGPLPVLARDGKVTLLDGVTNAGSTLTMDRALRHAVRCVGVPIVQAAVAAATTPARMLGLGERTGSIEPGKDADLVVLTNGLHVRTVIADGAVVHEAPA from the coding sequence ATGGTCGTGATCCTCGCTAACGCCCGCGTAGTGACGCCTGACCGGGTGCTGGATCCGGGATGGGTCGCTCTGGACGGTCGCCGCATCTCGGCCGTGGGAGCCGGAGATCCGCCGCCGAAGGCCGACGGCGAGGTTCATGATCTCGGATCGGACTACGTGCTCCCCGGGTTCGTGGACCTGCACATGCACGGCGGCGACGGCGCTCAGGTCACCACGGAGGATCCACAGGAGATCCTGCGGGCGATCGCGTTCCACCGCCGCCATGGAACCACGCGCACGCTGGCCAGCCTCGTCACCTCACCGGTCGAGGAGATGGCGGCCGCGGCCCGCACGGTGGCCGCCCTCATGCGGTCACCCGACCCCCTGCACCGGTCGATCGCCGGAATCCACCTCGAAGGGCCGTTCCTCAACCCCGACCATCGCGGCGCCCATCACAACGACTACGTCCTCGCACCGGACGTCGACGCGTTGCGGCACCTGCTCGCCAGCGGCGACGGCGCCGTCCGCACCGTCACCCTCGCCCCCGAGCTGGACGGCGGCATGGACCTCGTCCGCGAGGTCGTCGCCTCGGGCGCGGTCGCGGCGATAGGGCACACCGACGCGAGCCACGACGAGGCGCACCGGGCGTTCGAGGCGGGCGCCGGCATGGCCACCCACCTGTTCAACGCGATGCGCCCGTTCCACCATCGGGAGCCGGGTCCGGCCGTCGCCGCACTCGTCCATGACGACGTCACGTGCGAGCTCATCAACGACGGCGTCCACCTGCACAGCGCGACCACGCGCCTCGCGTTCGCCGCGGCGGGCGCCGAACGCATCGCCCTGGTCACCGATGCCACCCCGGCGGCCGGGGTGCAGGACGGACGGTTCGACCTGGGGCCGTTGCCGGTCCTCGCCCGCGACGGCAAGGTCACCCTGCTCGACGGCGTCACCAACGCGGGCAGCACTCTCACGATGGACCGCGCGCTACGGCACGCCGTGCGCTGCGTCGGGGTGCCGATCGTCCAGGCCGCCGTCGCCGCCGCCACCACACCGGCGCGCATGCTCGGCCTGGGAGAACGCACCGGGAGCATCGAGCCCGGCAAGGACGCCGACCTCGTCGTCCTCACGAACGGCCTGCACGTTCGCACGGTCATCGCCGACGGCGCGGTCGTCCACGAAGCGCCGGCGTAG